The following proteins come from a genomic window of Macadamia integrifolia cultivar HAES 741 chromosome 14, SCU_Mint_v3, whole genome shotgun sequence:
- the LOC122061351 gene encoding disease resistance protein Roq1-like yields MTYGSSSSFSRWKYDVFLSFCGQDTRKTFTGYLFNELARNGIHTFKDDNELNRGEDISSKLMEAIEGSRIAIIIFSKNYASSTWCLGELVKILDCRTEDRTRHLLPVYYEVDRLAVRNQRDTYAEAFTRHEKRFEMEMEKVNMWRAALREAADISGWDQGSFNGHDVEFINKIINQVVTIVSDTCLHVAEHPIGLNSHIEILGCFLEEEFGLHRIIGIYGSAGIGKTTIAKAIFNSIVNHFEGSYFLANVREKSLVFLQQQLLSGVMKKKCIDIRNEDHGIKTIKTFLRSKKVLIVLDDVDKAEQFYKLVGGHGWFGLGSRIILTTRDEHLLNSLDVDKKYMVETMNQTESLQLFSWHAFRQNHPLEGFVQLSNDVITYAGGLPLALEILGSHLYKRNQVEWESELMKLRKIPNDQILEKLLSYNVL; encoded by the exons ATGACCTATggatcctcttcttccttcagtCGATGGAAATATGATGTCTTCTTAAGTTTTTGCGGTCAGGACACTCGCAAGACTTTCACCGGTTACCTCTTTAACGAGTTGGCCAGGAATGGTATTCACACCTTTAAAGATGACAATGAGCTAAACAGAGGAGAGGATATATCTTCAAAATTGATGGAAGCCATTGAAGGTTCTAGAATTGCTATTATCATCTTCTCTAAGAATTATGCTTCTTCCACCTGGTGTCTTGGTGAGCTAGTCAAGATCCTCGATTGTAGAACAGAAGACAGAACACGACACTTATTGCCTGTTTACTACGAGGTGGATCGATTGGCTGTCAGGAATCAGCGTGACACTTATGCGGAGGCATTTACGAGACACGAAAAGCGTTtcgagatggagatggagaaggtGAATATGTGGAGGGCAGCTCTCAGAGAGGCTGCGGATATTTCAGGATGGGATCAGGGAAGTTTTAATGG GCATGACGTGgagtttataaataaaattataaatcaagTGGTTACAATAGTGAGCGACACATGCTTGCATGTTGCAGAACATCCAATTGGGTTAAATTCCCACATTGAGATCTTAGGTTGTTTTCTAGAAGAAGAATTTGGTCTTCATCGCATCATAGGGATATATGGCTCTGCTGGAATAGGTAAGACAACAATAGCAAAAGCCATTTTTAACAGTATAGTTAATCATTTTGAAGGTAGCTACTTTCTTGCTAATGTTAGAGAGAAGAGTTTAGTTTTCTTACAACAACAGCTTCTCTCGGGTGTCATGAAGAAGAAATGCATAGACATACGCAATGAGGACCATGGAATCAAAACTATCAAAACATTTTTACGGAGTAAAAAAGTTCTTattgttcttgatgatgtggataaAGCAGAACAATTCTATAAATTGGTTGGAGGGCATGGTTGGTTTGGTCTGGGAAGTCGAATCATCCTAACAACTAGAGATGAACATTTGCTAAACAGCCTGGATGtggataaaaaatatatggtcGAGACAATGAATCAAACTGAATCCCTTCAACTTTTCAGTTGGCATGCTTTTCGACAAAATCATCCATTAGAAGGCTTTGTGCAATTATCAAATGATGTCATTACTTATGCAGGTGGCCTTCCGTTAGCGCTTGAGATTTTGGGTTCTCATCTGTACAAAAGAAATCAAGTTGAGTGGGAAAGTGAATTGATGAAACTAAGAAAGATACCCAATGATCAGATTTTAGAAAAACTTTTAAGTTATAATGTATTATAA